A DNA window from Bos javanicus breed banteng chromosome 10, ARS-OSU_banteng_1.0, whole genome shotgun sequence contains the following coding sequences:
- the OXA1L gene encoding mitochondrial inner membrane protein OXA1L, with translation MALALMCGRRQLLRLLRPQRQFHSVAGPCQWPRKPLTAGLGFPADRCLGHPRYVLLMAPGPRGLSTSAVSFGEAQVPAPPVIPVTPPPTAVPAVPEVASGEAADVIQAAAEQSFAELGLGSYTPVGLIQNLLEFMHVNLGLPWWGAIAACTVLARCLVFPLIVKGQREAAKIHNHLPEIQKFSARIREAKLTGNHTEFYRASSEMTFYQKKHDIKLFRPLILPLTQAPIFISFFIALREMANLPVPSLQTGGLWWFQDLTLSDPIYVLPLVVTATMWGVLELGAETGMQSSDLQWMRNFIRLMPLAVLPITIHFPTAVFMYWLSSNMFSLGQVACLRIPAVRTVLKIPQRVVHDPDKLAPREGFLKSFKQGWKNAEMAHQLQERERRMQNHLELAARGPLRQTFAHNPLLQHGKNDPPNTPNSSSSSSSSNKAKSKQPWRDTLG, from the exons ATGGCGTTGGCGTTGATGTGCGGACGCCGGCAGCTTCTGCGCTTACTACGGCCCCAGCGTCAG TTCCACAGCGTCGCAGGGCCCTGCCAGTGGCCCCGGAAACCGCTGACAGCTGGGCTCGGGTTCCCAGCCGACCGGTGCCTCGGGCACCCGCGCTATGTCCTGCTCATGGCCCCAGGCCCCCGCGGCCTCAGTACCTCTGCCGTCTCTTTTGGAGAAGCCCAG gtTCCGGCCCCTCCAGTCATTCCTGTAACTCCCCCACCCACAGCAGTACCAGCAGTACCTGAAGTGGCTTCTGGAGAGGCCGCAGATGTCATCCAAGCTGCTGCGGAGCAGAGCTTTGCTGAACTTGGGCTGGGGTCCTACACCCCAGTGGGACTGATCCAGAACTTACTTGAATTTATGCATGTTAACCTAGGCCTACCATGGTGGGGAGCCATTGCTGCAT GCACAGTTCTTGCCCGCTGCCTGGTGTTTCCTCTCATCGTGAAGGGCCAACGAGAGGCAGCCAAGATTCACAATCATTTGCCAGAGATTCAGAAGTTTTCCGCTCGAATCAGAGAGGCCAAGTTGACAGGAAACCACACAGAAT TTTACAGGGCCTCCTCGGAGATGACATTCTACCAGAAAAAGCATGATATTAAACTCTTTAGACCTCTCATTCTACCACTGACTCAG GCCCCGATCTTCATCTCCTTCTTCATTGCCTTGAGAGAAATGGCCAACCTTCCCGTGCCCAGCCTGCAGACAGGTGGTCTCTGGTGGTTCCAGGATCTCACACTATCTGACCCCATCTACGTATTACCTCTGGTGGTCACAGCTACAATGTGGGGTGTCCTTGAG ttaGGTGCTGAAACTGGCATGCAAAGTTCTGACCTTCAGTGGATGAGAAATTTTATCAGACTAATGCCCCTGGCAGTCTTGCCCATAACTATCCATTTCCCCACG GCAGTGTTCATGTACTGGCTCTCCTCCAACATGTTTTCCCTGGGCCAGGTGGCCTGTCTCCGTATTCCTGCTGTACGCACTGTACTGAAAATTCCCCAACGTGTTGTGCACGACCCAGACAAGTTAGCTCCACGAGAAGGCTTCCTAAAGAGCTTCAAACAAG GCTGGAAGAATGCCGAAATGGCCCATCAGCTACAGGAACGGGAACGACGTATGCAGAACCACTTGGAGCTCGCTGCCAGGG GTCCGTTACGACAGACGTTTGCCCACAACCCTCTGCTGCAGCATGGAAAGAATGACCCTCCCAACACccccaacagcagcagcagcagcagcagcagcaacaaagcaAAGTCAAAGCAACCCTGGCGTGACACGCTTGGCTGA